The genome window AATTAGGCTTCCACTACTAGTAGAAAGTATTAGTACTGTTTATTGCACTAAATTACTTAATGTAGAACTTCTTTTTGGTTAACTAATTCGGATATAGTGTACTTAATACATTTAAAGGAGACTGTAACTACTAAGTTGATGAATATGCCTTTAAAAATATTGTGTTATCTTATAAAAGGATGACACCAAAAGTGATGGTATGGTACATTCACCCCAACTGCACTGATTTGTAGTTTATAAGGTTGACCACTGGGGGGCAGTAAACGCTCATGATTTTAATGAGCTTAATTTTAAATTAGACTTTTACCATTTTACTAGTAAACACATTTCGAAACATAGATCTATGTTTCGAAATGTACTGAAGCATTTTGAACACGAGAGGGCGCTGAAGACAACTACACAACTGTAAAGTCAGACGTAAAATATCATTGTCTTCATCTTCCGGTTCATTCAATATCATACATTCTAAATAGGgggttgaatattttttcagtGATTACGGTAATATcgtgaaatgtggttgattatTCGCGATGTAACGTTATTTGGAAAAATATCTCTTTCGGTTTGGTCAATGCCGGAACGGCTCATACGTGAAAAGTCCTGCTTCCagtgtaaaataaattgtttgcaTGCAAATGTAATGCAATCTAAATTCTTAACGCCTCTGTTACAACGAGACGGGAACTTCAGTTTCTGAACAGTGCTGCGGTTCTCTTAAATCTCATTTCGACGACCGCCCCTGAACGCAGCACGCGAGGTAAACGGGAGCCGAGGACGAGTCTAGCAGCGCGTGGACATGTCGGACCCGGCGGCGCAGGCCTCCCAACCCCGGCTCGTCCAAGCCCAGACCGCGGGGTCAGCTGGGTCCAGTACCGCCGCGACGGGCTCCGGGTCGGGAAACAGCGACCCAGCCAGACCGGGACTTAGCCAGCAACAACGTGCGAGCCAGAAGAAAGCCCAAGTCCGGGCTTTCCCACGGGCGAAAAAGCTCGAGAAACTTGGCGTATTCTCCGCATGCAAGGTAGCTAGCCCGGCTAGCCAAAGTTCAGCCCAACAAAGCACCCCTCGGGCGGCGTTAGCATGCACGTATGAGGCGCAGAACCGTCAAACAAAAACGTTATCGGTAGCGCAATGACTTGgtgttatttttaacttttgtagctacctagctagctagctagcaagtaGACCGTATGCAGTCCACTTTATGCCGTTCTTATAAACGCTTGGTATATCTGAAGCTGCGTGAATTGTCAGTTAGCTCAAACGTAACGTTCGGTCACCCACCGACGCACAGGAACAGCAGCAAGTCACTGTAagccatttgtgtgtgtgttcatcacatTTTGCATATTTCCCAGGCCATTGACACATGCAAGTGCAACGGATGGAAAAACCCAAATCCCCCCTCGGCCACACGTATGGACCTGCAGCAGCAAGCCGCCAGCCTCGGCGAGCTGTGCCGCAGCTGCGGACATGCTCTGGGTACAaactcctccgcctccacccgGACACCTGCCTTGCCGCTGCGTCCTCCATCTCTGCAGACTTCTTATGGATTCCATGTTTCCTTTTGCAGCTGACCACGTGTCCCACTTGGAGAACGTGTCTGAGGATGAGATGAACAGGCTGCTGGGGATGGTGGTGGACGTGGAGAACCTTTTCATGTCTGTGCACAAAGAGGAGGACACGGACACCAAACAGGTCTACTTCTACCTGTTCAAGGTAGAAACCccagtaactgtgtgtgtgtgtgtttgcgcacaCATCACTGTCTTACTGTCCTGTTGTGCACCAACCAGCCTAACAATGTTCCTGATTCGCGCTGTTCTCCTCAGCTGCTGAGGAAATGCATCCTGCAGATGAGCCAGCCGGTGGTAGAAGGATCCCTGGGAAGTCCACCCTTTGAGAAGCCCAACATTGAGCAGGTAGTCCAGTGATTCCAACAGATCCAACgtcaatgtgtgcgtgtgtgtgtgtgtgagagagagacgcgtGACTGACAGAgactgagggagagaagggaaaggaaatgcagctgaacgaattcgctgcgtgatttaaatagcgtttaaaaaaagaaatacaacgcAATGTCTGGCGCCCGGTGTTGAATCTGTGGTGCACCGCCACAAATTAGTCTGTGTGGGAAACACTAGTCTACTACAGTAGAAGAACATCCGCGTTGTCGTCAATACGCTGCTGATGCTCTTCAGACATTTCTCTTTGCTCCAATCACACActgcctctttgtctttttctcttttggttTCCTTTTCCTCCGTAGGGGGTTTTGAATTTTGTTCAGTACAAGTTCAGCCACCTGGCACCAAAGGAAAGGCAGACCATGTTTGAGCTGTCAAAGATGTTCCTCTTGTGCCTAAATTACTGGAAGCTGGAGACACCGACGCAGTATCGCCAGCGCACCCAGAAAGACGACGGGACGGCGTACAAAGTGGACtacacaaggtgtgtgtgtgtcatggtttAAGGAGGCAGGTGCACTCTTCCAATATCCGCACGGAGCATAACCGCGGTTTTCCCCGACGTCTCCCAGGTGGCTCTGCTACTGCCACGTCCCCCAGAGCAACGACAGCCTGCCGCGCTATGAAACCACTCACGTGTTCGGGCGCAGCCTGCTCAAGTCCATCTTCACGGTGACCCGCCGCCAGCTCCTGGAGAAGTTCCGAGTGGAGAAGGACAAGCTGCTACCGGAGAAACGCACACTCATCCTCACACACTTTCCCAAGTAGGCTGACTCTCTTGAAGTGCTGTGCGAGTGCTTTGTAATGATTAGATTCAACAGTGCATCCTTTTTTGttcaccatttaaaaaaaacaacaacaacattcagtcattcatttagtctcataataaaaatatatatatataattatataaacaaacaaaccttggGATAACATTTGACTCTGAATGTCATCAGGTTCTTGTCCATGCTGGAGGAGGAAATCTATGGGGATAATTCACCAATCTGGGAGGCTGACTTCACCATGCCTGCCTCGGACGGCTCACAGCTGGGGCATCAGTCAGGTGAGGCAGATGTACAACGCGTTAGTcaatactgttgtttttttgtttgttcaaataAAATCGTCTGGTCACGAAAAAACAAAGAGTTCTCTGCCCAAATCCTCCATCAGGTCACTTGATCACGCACTGCTACTTTCAGCCAGGAATTAACTGACTGAAAAACGCAGATGTTTATAATCTATTACATACTACAGAATGTGAAACGATGACTAAACTGGTTCCCATAGGAAGAATTCGTAcgttaaaacatgcaaaaataaCTCTGGTCAATGATGAGATTAAGAACTGAAGGGAAATTCCATTTTAAAAGTGTTGTGTTACAATACCAGCGTTCATACATGTCATTTGAGCATTTACGCGGAACGATGCGCCTTCCGATCCATTTTTACTTAAATACGTACTACGTTATAAAAATATTCCAATCTACGAGAACGCCCGAGCTGCCTTTGCCGTCGTCACCGttcctgttgtgttgtgttgttgaccCGTGCGTCCCTCCACTGCAGGGATCAGTCCCGCCGCAGGGTCCGGCTCCCCCGCGCTGCCCAAAGGTCTGAGCAGCATGTCctctgtgggcagcttggacgCCGGCGCCGCAGAGCCCCACACAGGTACCTCCCTGCACGCCACGTGCATGTTGTGTAATATGGAaagcgcgcgcgcacgcacgcacacgcacacactagtTATTACCAACTGTCTCCTTGCGTTGTTTTGATCCGTGCAATGTGCAACCCGATATTCAGGGGAGAAACGCAAACTGGAGGTGTTGACGCTGGAGGACGCCAAGCGGATCCGCGTGATGGGAGACATTCCGATGGAGCTGGTCAATGAGGTCATGATGACGATCACTGACCCTGCCGCCATGCTCGGaccggaggtggggggggggggtcgttcgATCTCGGGTGATTCGTTGAAGGTCGTGTTGAATACAAATACGGAATCTAGTGctcactttgttgtttttgtatttttctcacCAGACCAACCTTCTGACTCCAAACGCTGCCCGCGACGAGACCGCCAGGCTGGAGGAGAGGCGGGGGATCATCGAGTTCCACGTCATCGGAAACTCGCTGTCCCAGAAGTCCAACAAGAAGATTTTGATGTGGCTGGTCGGCCTGCAGAACGTCTTCTCTCACCAGTTACCTCGCATGCCCAAAGAGTACATCACGCGGCTGGTGTTCGACCCGTAGGTACATGTTCTCTGACCACGTGTCGCCATCCCATATTGCCACGCTCACCCGGTGTGTCCCAACCTCCGCAGGAAGCACAAGACCCTCGCCCTCATCAAAGACGGCCGCGTCATCGGAGGCATCTGTTTTAGGATGTTTCCCACTCAGGGCTTCACGGAGATCGTCTTCTGTGCCGTCACGTCCAATGAGCAAGTTAAGGTACCTGGCGGCCATTTCTTTTATGGAGCGTCTTTGGTGGTCAGACACACACGGTGCTCGTCCACATTTTGTGTCGTAGCTTCAGAACCGAGCGGTTTTTAAGTACGAAATGAATTGTTACTGTGAGTTGGGAACAGTGAGCAGGACTGCTAGTGTTAAGATGACATCATTCGTGAATATGGCAACAAATAGTCTTCCAAGATGCCGCAAAACGTATTCACAAGTAGCCGCGTTGCACCACAGTGACTATTTCTGAAAGTAACCTCACCTgccacctttaaaaaaaatatatatatattttagtccTTTTGTTAATTATTTCTCATAACTTGCATACTCTTGTTTTTCAATTTCCTCTCATATAAATGCTGATATGACGTTAAGCTTTTCTTTTAGAATTGATTGAGTAGCCGtttctttctttaaagaaaatccatgtttttttattctgccttttttaattattgaaaaatatttttgacgACTTTTCTTGTGACTCTAACTTAGGGCTACGGTACACACCTGATGAATCACCTAAAGGAGTACCACATCAAACACAACATCCTCTATTTCCTCACTTACGCCGACGAGTACGCCATTGGCTACTTCAAGAAGCAGGTACTGCTGGCGTGACATTAGCTCGGCTCCCGTCCTCTCCCCCAAACCCCGTTCTTTTCAGTGATTTGTTGTGTCCTCGCAGGGCTTCTCCAAAGACATCAAAGTCCCGAAAGGACGGTACCTGGGCTACATCAAAGACTACGAGGGAGCCACCCTCATGGAGTGTGAGCTCAACCCGAGGATCCCGTACACGGAGCTCTCTCACATCATTAAAAGACAGAAGGAGGTACGCGAGGCCGCCACATCTTCTCGTCAAAGTGTGTTTTCCTGCTGCGCGTCGTTTGGATCTTAAAGATCTCATCGTTCTTAATTGTTCCAACAGATTATCAAGAAGCTGATCGAGAGAAAACAGAGCCAGATCAGGAAGGTTTACCCGGGTCTGACCTGCTTCAAAGAGGGCGTACGACAGATCCCGGTGGAGAGCATTCCAGGGATAAGTGAGTGTTTGGTTGGCGtgaaatgaaaccacaaaatGATCCGTTTTATTACTTCTAAtatctcttttttctctctttcaggaGAGACGGGATGGAAACCCAGTAACAAGGATAAAGGGTAAggattaataaatataaatgcaagCAGCGTGTGGTCCCAGGCGTCAGATACACCTGCCAAAGTGTCTGTCTATAAACCCCCAAAAACTACGAGACACAATGAGATAATTCAAAACATGGTCAGTGCCATTACAACCAAACAAATGTTATTTACTAACTATGAGTCAATTTGATTCTTAGACTTTGAGTCCAGAAAGTCTTCCCaggttgaacttttttttttttttataccaatAACAAGACGTTCATCCAATATTTGACACAACTTCATTCCCATATATTTTGCAGGAAAGAGGTGAAGGACCCCGACATGTTATACAACATGTTAAAGAACCTCCTGGCCCAGATAAAGGTAAGACTCCACCGTTCACACCAGACCGGAGCAACGAGAGCCGACACTAACCCGggcttcctccccccctccccagacTCACCCCGATGCCTGGCCCTTCATGGAGCCCGTGAAGAAATCCGAGGCTCCGGATTACTACGAGATCATCCGCTTTCCCATCGGTGAGCGCGCATCCCTCTCCATCACACGGCACCTTTTCTTCTCAGGCTACGATCGCTTCCCTTTTCAAAGTCATCGATCCCAAGTTCAGAGCGTACCCGTTGCCTTCTCGCGGCTAACGGCGCCCGACGCTGTCGCTGTCCACTGCAGATGCTCTAAAAGACACACTCTtgatcacattattattattatcattattattattattattaataacatGCGTCTTGTTTCTCCTTTCAATTTCTTCCCGCAGACCTGAAGACCATGACGGAGAGACTTAAGAACAGGTACTATGTGACCAAGAAGCTTTTCATTGCCGACCTTCAGCGAATCATCACCAACTGTCGCGAGTACAACCCTCCAGACAGCGAGTACTGCAAGAGTGCCAACACCCTGGAGAAGTTCTTCTACTTCAAATTAAAGGACGCAGGACTTATTGAGAAATGAAATCCGCAGAATTATTCAGATTTCTAAACCGAACGCGGGGCGACGTTTACTCGCCCCCCCCGACGAGGAGGAACACATCGCAAAGCTATTGTCATATCTGCGTTAATAAAAGGGCATGTACGCGACCGCAACGGACCGCTATCCGATCAAGTTGAGCAATGCAAAGTGtcagaaaaacatttatctttAAGTTGCTCCTTTCCAGTACTCCCAGTGGGTCGAGAATCCACATGTTTCATTAAGTGTACCAAAGTTATAGGTCCAAGTTGTAACCACGCCACACTTTCCACCATTTATTTATAGTatgattgatttgttttttgttgcatgTAATGACATTTGTTCGTACCAATTTGCTTAAAACTTGTCACTGTAGCAGAGATATACGTAGAGTTCTTTCATAGAAAACTGGACCTCGGGACCTAAAGCCACGTTGCCTTTCATTACTGACAGACACTTGAACATCCTAGCCATCTTTCATGGGTATAAAGACAAATGTTGCTGGTGGTGTGAAGTCCTTAAAGCACTTAACACCACTGAGTAGTCTTGAAGCAATTCAGTTGTTTGGTTGAATAATTATTATAACGTGGTTGTAAATGAAGTGCAAACACTGAACGCCTGACGGTCAGAGCTTTAGTTTAATTTTATGGCCTGAAGAGAGCAATTTATTTATCATTAAGcaatatttgttggaatgcattaacgatgcattccaagtattgttcttcgaatctttatttcttcatcttcaacttcttctatttcttccgcgccacctttcaactccttcacactttcagctattaaaatccttcaaatattaaaatgttcagctcctttctggcttgagggctatgacttttcagctttccacctcttatgcttgaatttatataaatcaataatcattaatattttaacatggttttcaaatggagtttgctttcaaatcctcttcaacttcttcaactttcagatttttcagcttcgcgaatctttcagctacagacaccatttcaactctcaaatgttcacacaagtctcaactattttatgaaaaaaactgcttcttgatatctattgtacttttttcataatcactgattatgtttcactagtttttcgctccgtttctgacttttacatgagtgtgtattgcgtctgctagaggcggggcctcgcaggctagagtgtggggcatcgcagaaatctggtttaaaaagtatggaacttctgtccttgcagccaaagtatacactctagaggcttcatttcttcagattaatgagggtatggttgtgctgattggattaatgtgttcatggaatcccagagttttttagttttggcgcaaggagtgtttgagtgacacaacctctgccaaaagccccataggctccaatacaaatctgccgacatatttctcacaaaaatccacaaggtacacgttctgtcaacggccataggagccgtatttattaccggacagacataaaaagcacatccacgcgttcggtagagtcttgggtctcatacaaacgccgtattttttagatagctgttatagttttgcgctggttctcatttgtgtgaggtgtggattctgtgtaacttactgccatgtctctgcattttgcagccgttaatgatcacaggtgcgccgttgtcgtggttacgagcactcacacgctgcaggatctgtctgtgactcacagctgctcctatgacctgattagtggagtcacatgacgcagctatgctttctgtcaacagaccaatatgataaagacactcgccccccctcccccctccaccctgacctctgctcactgttaatcactctcagtcagtcagtctgtctaattctcctcccctctccctctctatctcttcctcaccacccctccattcctcaccctctcaccctccctccctctatctacacccccccaccccacccaatccaataggtgcgccgttgtcgtggttactcgctcacacgctgcaggatctgtctgtggctcacagctgctcctatgacctgattagtggagtcacatgacgcagctatgctttctgtcaacagaccaatatgataaagacactcgcccccctccaccctgacctctgctcactgttaatcactctcagtcagtatgtctgtctatttctcctctctctctctctctccctctatctcttcctcaccacccctcccttcctcaccctctcaccctccctccctctatctacacccccccaccccacccaatccaataatttcaaaataaaagccccatggagggaatttttactgtaatgtttgtgatgaggcctattaattaaaaacttcttagtttgaataacaaacattctgtttcccaacccccctcacccaattccatcattacaaactaaaagcttcaatgattatctgtaccttaaccatgaagcggtttcgttgaaatacgcattgctctttcaaatactactataaccactacgaatattactagtacttctagtagaactacaactgatacttctactaccatactactagtatttctactgctattaatacaactactactaatgttattaaaaatactactatggctaatagtatcagtattccagctgtttctactgctattgatactaaaccgacttctactgctagtactgatacccaaattacaactaacattactacaaacaattttaaacctctttttattcatctcagcttttgttatttctgtactttttaaaattcatttaagctcctgcaacttctgttttgcaatatttcacatttatttcagctgttttcatttctgctttttcagcaaatctattgaaattcctttcagtttctcccatttctgtattttcagctatttcaaattaatttcagcttttctaatatcttttatttcagcaaatgtattcaaattcccttcaactttctgtattttcagctatttttaaatattcagcaaatgtattcaaattcccttcaactttctgtattttcagctatttttaaatattcagtgcagctttcagctttttgcattccaacgcattttcagcaggaaatgccttttctagtatTTTGTATCATCTGCTAACCGatgataaaacacatttgttgccTCCTGGTTCTCGAGTAGGTCGGCAGGGCATCAAATATTGCTAAACAAAATAATTTCCCCAATGGTTGCCTTTTAAGAAAACCCTCTTTTCGTGTTAAGACAACGTCGTGGATGTGTAGTTTACACCATTAATATGATCCCCACTGTTTACACATCATTTTTCATCGGCAGGGGTTCGTTCCCAACCTTTTAGGTCACACTCTAGTTGAGCTTCTACCACGACGGCAGGTGTTGATACTTTGGTTGTGTTGCCAGACTCACACATGAGCTCAGTAGCCTATTCAGTTTTACTAAAGGACAGTTGACTGTttgaattatattttctttaaagaaaaaaggtttagctgttgtttaatttgtttttatgctgacaaacttttaaatatttggtCAGCGCTTCCTGCGTTGCATCCTTTCATTGGAAGTCGCTGTCCGATGCTCGTTGAGTCTGCTTGTTGGATGTTtcgttgacgtgtgtgtgttttttgtactTGAATCACGACTAGCTTGGAGTTACTAAAGTGATGTCAGCATTGCATTATTCAGTTGTCGTTTCTGTATTTTCCCCCATAATCTATCTATGCTGCATTTCAGATTTTCTTAAAGGGTCAGTCTGAGGAAAGGTTCCACCTGTTAGAGGATGGCTACTGTCTCTAGTTGCCGTTCACTGGAAGTGTAAAACTATCAATGACTATTACTTCATATTAATATATAACTCTCTCGTCAGTTGACTTAACTGAATCAGCGTTTGTGTGACAAAATGAAAGACCCTGCAAGAAAAACCTTTCACTTGTGATACTACCACAATATCAACAATGGGCGTACCAGATTAGACAAAAATAAAGAACTGATCAGAATTTGGTTGTCAAAGTTCACTGActtacaaaatgtttttctgtctctagtttattttgttttcgtGTAAGTTTCAGGATGAAAGGAcggtgattgattgattggctCGGGCGTTCCACCATGAGACAGTGATTCTACTTTGGGTCACTGAAGGTTTACTGATTAACTCGATCACAGAAACAACTTGAGTGTAAGGAGACGTGCTGAAGCTGCAGGAAATCTGCAGAcatgattatttatatataatatatataaaaactatTATTGTACAACAATACAGTGCGTCAGCGCTTTCAGAGCCTTTGGTAACTTTGTTTAGTTGAGGCTTGATAACAAATGTATCCTGTATAACTGCCTACAGTCACCTACATCAGTATTTGGTATGTTAGTGGATCAGAAAGTGtattccgtgtgtgtgtgtgtgtgtgtctgtgtatctcTATCTATATATACTATTAGCTGTTGTTGCTCCATAGCCTCCCTCAGTAGGACCATTCCGTGGACACATTCCACAGGTTTTCTCAATCACACACGTGATGACAGATATAAAAGGGCGTCATTAAGGATGAGTGTTCTCTGCATGTcaatctgttaaacaaagtATTGTTAATATTACATATGTGAAATACGTTTAAGAAGAAAACAATCCCAGTATTTGGAGTATTGTTTTAAATTCTTTGAAATGTTCTTCCCCTATACTTTTATACACAGGGATCTAGTTTTTCTTCTTACGAGTGTAAAGGTAGTTCAGCTCAGAATGTGTCGCAAACCCTTTTCTTGGATTTGAGGAttgtattatgtatttattgtcatgCATATTTAGATGATTTGTGTCCAGGTTATTGCTTCATTAACAGTTCACAATGTGGTATTCTACATTGCTTTATCACTTAAAAAGGTGGTACATGTGCAATTATCCACACAATTCAGCGTTTTGCTTGATTTATAACCTACTTTACCAAAGTCCAGCATGACTTGCAACTGAAAGCTAAAAAGTTGAGAGGGCAGAAACCATCCACGTGAAACTTACTGTAACTACACAATAGTAAGTTTTGTTTTCCTGATGTGACACAGAAGAAGTAGGGCCCATTCAAGGAGTCTGCACACGCGCCGGACCTTTCCAACACTCTCAACACGCCTCAGCAACAAGCCCCTAACTGAATACACACATCTCTACGATACACACTAAATAAAGGCCCGACCGTAGTTtcatctattaaaaaaaaagaaaaggttggaaTAGAAACCAGACTTTTTGTCGTCCAGGCTTCACTGTCGCTGCGTTGGAGGGTAAATGCGTTGCTGCTCCGGAGCCTCCCTCAGCGGGCCCCTCTGAGCTCACCGCGCTTTTACTTTCGTTTTCCCTTCCCAACATCACACAGCTGATCAAGCCACTTTAAAGCCCGATGACTGGCACCGTGTGAAGGCAGTGGACAAGGAGAACCCGGAGACGCCGCACAGCTGAGCGGTGAGTTCGTAACAGCGCTCAGATACACGATGGCTTCTGTTCCTCTGATCCAGCCCAACTTCATGGCCTTAATGGTCACAGTCTGGGGTGCATTGGGGTCAATATTACAATTCTGCTGTGTTGGTTTACAGAAGAAAAGGTGCAGGATGGCAGAGGATTTAGAGCTGCGTGGATACCAGGAGGAAGTGGTCGAGAGGGCTCTTCGGGGAGAAAACGTAATCATCTGGCTGCCGACTGGAAGTGGAAAGACCCGCGCTGCCGTCTATGTGGCCAAAAAACACTTGGAAACCACCCGTGGGGCTAAAGTGGTGGTCCTGGTAAACAAGGTACACAGACTACACACACCAGACAGACTCATTCTTATACATATAAACGGAGGTGTGGCCCAAAATACGGATCTTTTATGTGTGTACTACAGGTTCACCTTGTAGCACAACTTTACACCAAAGAGTTTGAGCCGTACCTGGGCCATGGCTACACCCTGGTGCCAGTCAGCGGGGACAGCACGGAGAAGGACTTCTTTGGACCCGTGTTGAAGGACTCAGACGTGGTCATCTGCACAGCGCAGATCTTGTACAACGCGATGACCAACATGGAGGAGACCAAACACGTTGAGCTCTCAGGTCAGTAGGAGCGAGCATGAACACGGTCATGATGTCGTGGTGACTGCCTGAAAGGGTGTAGGGT of Gasterosteus aculeatus chromosome 11, fGasAcu3.hap1.1, whole genome shotgun sequence contains these proteins:
- the kat2a gene encoding histone acetyltransferase KAT2A; translated protein: MSDPAAQASQPRLVQAQTAGSAGSSTAATGSGSGNSDPARPGLSQQQRASQKKAQVRAFPRAKKLEKLGVFSACKAIDTCKCNGWKNPNPPSATRMDLQQQAASLGELCRSCGHALADHVSHLENVSEDEMNRLLGMVVDVENLFMSVHKEEDTDTKQVYFYLFKLLRKCILQMSQPVVEGSLGSPPFEKPNIEQGVLNFVQYKFSHLAPKERQTMFELSKMFLLCLNYWKLETPTQYRQRTQKDDGTAYKVDYTRWLCYCHVPQSNDSLPRYETTHVFGRSLLKSIFTVTRRQLLEKFRVEKDKLLPEKRTLILTHFPKFLSMLEEEIYGDNSPIWEADFTMPASDGSQLGHQSGISPAAGSGSPALPKGLSSMSSVGSLDAGAAEPHTGEKRKLEVLTLEDAKRIRVMGDIPMELVNEVMMTITDPAAMLGPETNLLTPNAARDETARLEERRGIIEFHVIGNSLSQKSNKKILMWLVGLQNVFSHQLPRMPKEYITRLVFDPKHKTLALIKDGRVIGGICFRMFPTQGFTEIVFCAVTSNEQVKGYGTHLMNHLKEYHIKHNILYFLTYADEYAIGYFKKQGFSKDIKVPKGRYLGYIKDYEGATLMECELNPRIPYTELSHIIKRQKEIIKKLIERKQSQIRKVYPGLTCFKEGVRQIPVESIPGIRETGWKPSNKDKGKEVKDPDMLYNMLKNLLAQIKTHPDAWPFMEPVKKSEAPDYYEIIRFPIDLKTMTERLKNRYYVTKKLFIADLQRIITNCREYNPPDSEYCKSANTLEKFFYFKLKDAGLIEK